One region of Daphnia pulicaria isolate SC F1-1A chromosome 7, SC_F0-13Bv2, whole genome shotgun sequence genomic DNA includes:
- the LOC124348932 gene encoding protein eva-1-like isoform X3, whose translation MMVSEALWSVRSKRTGGGSSGRRTIRHSGGCLTPWLLLFLLAASSSNADNLALLSGTLRTIQRAACDGETLTLRCPLGTAVSIQLAQYGRPAPGVALCSQQQQHPPDPPALASIDGNQLQQQHNSINDTCTLTPQMQHALLQTVVEACMKKRHCKFTTSPGNGKDTAAVVVPASPSCPGQPPKFVEVAYKCRPLEFRSKIICENETIQLKCKRNARIAIYSATFGRVQFQSAQCLQPPGIEDETCEASFSTETVMQMCHGKRRCTLNASSSTFGNPCSPQSHLYLRVVYTCVSRRILKDHYQGELEEDEVPDHQNSFDNEDLMSENSFESEDYAEPVSSATPIPPRHVAAQDDASNYDNANNYRTTDRPFGDQQAKRGGFIENQEKFILYLTLSIAAGILVVLTLLIARMWWQKRRGRREAKSLHSSDPIPAFADDVSDVDNDIDLTSLSLPPPPPLLSELTSLNGTMNSGPVPSAEGVYSAQYGYSGQHGVAGTIRRSTVEEGDTHPRSFIRNGNNSHYYYG comes from the exons CTCTGCTGTCGGGCACTTTGCGAACTATTCAGCGGGCGGCCTGCGATGGTGAAACGCTGACGCTTCGATGTCCCTTGGGCACGGCCGTTTCCATCCAACTGGCCCAGTACGGAAGGCCAGCTCCGGGCGTGGCACTCTgctcccaacaacaacaacacccacCCGATCCGCCCGCTTTGGCGTCCATAGACGGCAATCaattacagcagcagcacaattcGATTAACGACACCTGCACGTTGACTCCTCAGATGCAG CACGCGCTACTCCAAACTGTAGTCGAAGCCTGCATGAAGAAGAGGCACTGCAAGTTTACCACGTCGCCGGGCAATGGCAAAGACACGGCGGCTGTTGTGGTCCCGGCCTCGCCTTCGTGTCCCGGCCAGCCGCCCAAGTTTGTCGAAGTTGCGTACAAGTGTCGCCCGCTTGAATTTCGTAGCAAAATCATTTGCGAGAACGAGACGATCCAGTTGAAATGCAAAAGGAACGCCCGCATCGCCATCTATTCGGCCACTTTTGGGCGTGTCCAATTTCAAAGCGCCCAGTGCCTCCAGCCGCCCGGAATCGAGGATGAAA CTTGCGAGGCCAGCTTTTCGACAGAGACGGTGATGCAAATGTGTCACGGCAAGCGTAGGTGCACGCTTAACGCTTCTTCGTCGACGTTCGGTAATCCGTGCAGCCCCCAATCTCATCTCTACCTACGTGTCGTCTACACTTGCG TTTCGCGAAGGATACTGAAGGATCACTACCAAGGGGAGCTGGAAGAGGATGAAGTGCCGGATCACCAGAATTCGTTCGATAACGAAGACTTGATGAGTGAGAACTCGTTCGAGTCGGAAGACTACGCCGAGCCCGTCTCGTCTGCCACTCCGATTCCGCCTCGACACGTTGCAGCCCAGGACGACGCCAGTAACTATGACAACGCCAACAACTACCGGACGACTGACCGACCATTCGGCGACCAGCAAGCCAAACGCGGAGGATTTAtcg AGAATCAAGAGAAATTCATCTTGTATCTGACGCTGAGCATTGCGGCCGGAATTCTTGTGGTGTTGACGCTGCTGATTGCCCGGATGTGGTGGCAGAAACGGCGCGGAAGGCGGGAAGCCAAATCGCTTCATTCATCTGATCCCATCCCGGCCTTTGCTGATGACGTTAGCGACGTTGATAACGACATTGATCTGACTAGTTTATCGTTGCCGCCTCCTCCGCCACTCCTCTCCGAACTCACCAGCTTGAACGGAACGATGAACAGCGGGCCGGTGCCCAGCGCCGAAGGTGTCTACTCGGCCCAGTACGGCTACTCCGGCCAGCACGGTGTCGCCGGCACGATACGCCGTTCCACTGTCGAAGAAGGTGACACGCATCCCCGTAGTTTCATCCGCAACGGGAACAACAGTCACTACTATTACGGCTAG
- the LOC124348932 gene encoding protein eva-1-like isoform X1, with translation MMVSEALWSVRSKRTGGGSSGRRTIRHSGGCLTPWLLLFLLAASSSNADNLALLSGTLRTIQRAACDGETLTLRCPLGTAVSIQLAQYGRPAPGVALCSQQQQHPPDPPALASIDGNQLQQQHNSINDTCTLTPQMQHALLQTVVEACMKKRHCKFTTSPGNGKDTAAVVVPASPSCPGQPPKFVEVAYKCRPLEFRSKIICENETIQLKCKRNARIAIYSATFGRVQFQSAQCLQPPGIEDETCEASFSTETVMQMCHGKRRCTLNASSSTFGNPCSPQSHLYLRVVYTCVSRRILKDHYQGELEEDEVPDHQNSFDNEDLMSENSFESEDYAEPVSSATPIPPRHVAAQDDASNYDNANNYRTTDRPFGDQQAKRGGFIGDAGVVVHVDDMLGDIGSDGGRRHQEWPQPSERDHNNGRHDNTQSHPSQQNVFGFITDWITSVSFMKENQEKFILYLTLSIAAGILVVLTLLIARMWWQKRRGRREAKSLHSSDPIPAFADDVSDVDNDIDLTSLSLPPPPPLLSELTSLNGTMNSGPVPSAEGVYSAQYGYSGQHGVAGTIRRSTVEEGDTHPRSFIRNGNNSHYYYG, from the exons CTCTGCTGTCGGGCACTTTGCGAACTATTCAGCGGGCGGCCTGCGATGGTGAAACGCTGACGCTTCGATGTCCCTTGGGCACGGCCGTTTCCATCCAACTGGCCCAGTACGGAAGGCCAGCTCCGGGCGTGGCACTCTgctcccaacaacaacaacacccacCCGATCCGCCCGCTTTGGCGTCCATAGACGGCAATCaattacagcagcagcacaattcGATTAACGACACCTGCACGTTGACTCCTCAGATGCAG CACGCGCTACTCCAAACTGTAGTCGAAGCCTGCATGAAGAAGAGGCACTGCAAGTTTACCACGTCGCCGGGCAATGGCAAAGACACGGCGGCTGTTGTGGTCCCGGCCTCGCCTTCGTGTCCCGGCCAGCCGCCCAAGTTTGTCGAAGTTGCGTACAAGTGTCGCCCGCTTGAATTTCGTAGCAAAATCATTTGCGAGAACGAGACGATCCAGTTGAAATGCAAAAGGAACGCCCGCATCGCCATCTATTCGGCCACTTTTGGGCGTGTCCAATTTCAAAGCGCCCAGTGCCTCCAGCCGCCCGGAATCGAGGATGAAA CTTGCGAGGCCAGCTTTTCGACAGAGACGGTGATGCAAATGTGTCACGGCAAGCGTAGGTGCACGCTTAACGCTTCTTCGTCGACGTTCGGTAATCCGTGCAGCCCCCAATCTCATCTCTACCTACGTGTCGTCTACACTTGCG TTTCGCGAAGGATACTGAAGGATCACTACCAAGGGGAGCTGGAAGAGGATGAAGTGCCGGATCACCAGAATTCGTTCGATAACGAAGACTTGATGAGTGAGAACTCGTTCGAGTCGGAAGACTACGCCGAGCCCGTCTCGTCTGCCACTCCGATTCCGCCTCGACACGTTGCAGCCCAGGACGACGCCAGTAACTATGACAACGCCAACAACTACCGGACGACTGACCGACCATTCGGCGACCAGCAAGCCAAACGCGGAGGATTTAtcg GCGATGCCGGCGTCGTCGTCCATGTTGACGACATGCTAGGGGATATCGGAAGTGACGGAGGCCGTCGCCATCAGGAATGGCCCCAACCTTCCGAGCGGGACCACAATAACGGACGACACGACAACACGCAATCCCATCCATCACAGCAGAACGTCTTTGGTTTCATCACAGATTGGATCACCTCTGTGTCTTTTATGAAAG AGAATCAAGAGAAATTCATCTTGTATCTGACGCTGAGCATTGCGGCCGGAATTCTTGTGGTGTTGACGCTGCTGATTGCCCGGATGTGGTGGCAGAAACGGCGCGGAAGGCGGGAAGCCAAATCGCTTCATTCATCTGATCCCATCCCGGCCTTTGCTGATGACGTTAGCGACGTTGATAACGACATTGATCTGACTAGTTTATCGTTGCCGCCTCCTCCGCCACTCCTCTCCGAACTCACCAGCTTGAACGGAACGATGAACAGCGGGCCGGTGCCCAGCGCCGAAGGTGTCTACTCGGCCCAGTACGGCTACTCCGGCCAGCACGGTGTCGCCGGCACGATACGCCGTTCCACTGTCGAAGAAGGTGACACGCATCCCCGTAGTTTCATCCGCAACGGGAACAACAGTCACTACTATTACGGCTAG
- the LOC124348932 gene encoding protein eva-1-like isoform X2: MAVIARIRSAGDRWPTCFSRITWLLFGLALLMDGNVRLVRSQFIFREDPLALLSGTLRTIQRAACDGETLTLRCPLGTAVSIQLAQYGRPAPGVALCSQQQQHPPDPPALASIDGNQLQQQHNSINDTCTLTPQMQHALLQTVVEACMKKRHCKFTTSPGNGKDTAAVVVPASPSCPGQPPKFVEVAYKCRPLEFRSKIICENETIQLKCKRNARIAIYSATFGRVQFQSAQCLQPPGIEDETCEASFSTETVMQMCHGKRRCTLNASSSTFGNPCSPQSHLYLRVVYTCVSRRILKDHYQGELEEDEVPDHQNSFDNEDLMSENSFESEDYAEPVSSATPIPPRHVAAQDDASNYDNANNYRTTDRPFGDQQAKRGGFIGDAGVVVHVDDMLGDIGSDGGRRHQEWPQPSERDHNNGRHDNTQSHPSQQNVFGFITDWITSVSFMKENQEKFILYLTLSIAAGILVVLTLLIARMWWQKRRGRREAKSLHSSDPIPAFADDVSDVDNDIDLTSLSLPPPPPLLSELTSLNGTMNSGPVPSAEGVYSAQYGYSGQHGVAGTIRRSTVEEGDTHPRSFIRNGNNSHYYYG; encoded by the exons ATGGCTGTCATCGCAAGAATTAGGAGCGCAGGCGACCGTTGGCCTACCTGCTTCTCTAGGATCACCTGGCTCCTCTTTGGGCTCGCCCTGTTGATGGATGGAAACGTCCGACTCGTCAGGAGCCAGTTCATCTTTCGCGAGGACCCACTTG CTCTGCTGTCGGGCACTTTGCGAACTATTCAGCGGGCGGCCTGCGATGGTGAAACGCTGACGCTTCGATGTCCCTTGGGCACGGCCGTTTCCATCCAACTGGCCCAGTACGGAAGGCCAGCTCCGGGCGTGGCACTCTgctcccaacaacaacaacacccacCCGATCCGCCCGCTTTGGCGTCCATAGACGGCAATCaattacagcagcagcacaattcGATTAACGACACCTGCACGTTGACTCCTCAGATGCAG CACGCGCTACTCCAAACTGTAGTCGAAGCCTGCATGAAGAAGAGGCACTGCAAGTTTACCACGTCGCCGGGCAATGGCAAAGACACGGCGGCTGTTGTGGTCCCGGCCTCGCCTTCGTGTCCCGGCCAGCCGCCCAAGTTTGTCGAAGTTGCGTACAAGTGTCGCCCGCTTGAATTTCGTAGCAAAATCATTTGCGAGAACGAGACGATCCAGTTGAAATGCAAAAGGAACGCCCGCATCGCCATCTATTCGGCCACTTTTGGGCGTGTCCAATTTCAAAGCGCCCAGTGCCTCCAGCCGCCCGGAATCGAGGATGAAA CTTGCGAGGCCAGCTTTTCGACAGAGACGGTGATGCAAATGTGTCACGGCAAGCGTAGGTGCACGCTTAACGCTTCTTCGTCGACGTTCGGTAATCCGTGCAGCCCCCAATCTCATCTCTACCTACGTGTCGTCTACACTTGCG TTTCGCGAAGGATACTGAAGGATCACTACCAAGGGGAGCTGGAAGAGGATGAAGTGCCGGATCACCAGAATTCGTTCGATAACGAAGACTTGATGAGTGAGAACTCGTTCGAGTCGGAAGACTACGCCGAGCCCGTCTCGTCTGCCACTCCGATTCCGCCTCGACACGTTGCAGCCCAGGACGACGCCAGTAACTATGACAACGCCAACAACTACCGGACGACTGACCGACCATTCGGCGACCAGCAAGCCAAACGCGGAGGATTTAtcg GCGATGCCGGCGTCGTCGTCCATGTTGACGACATGCTAGGGGATATCGGAAGTGACGGAGGCCGTCGCCATCAGGAATGGCCCCAACCTTCCGAGCGGGACCACAATAACGGACGACACGACAACACGCAATCCCATCCATCACAGCAGAACGTCTTTGGTTTCATCACAGATTGGATCACCTCTGTGTCTTTTATGAAAG AGAATCAAGAGAAATTCATCTTGTATCTGACGCTGAGCATTGCGGCCGGAATTCTTGTGGTGTTGACGCTGCTGATTGCCCGGATGTGGTGGCAGAAACGGCGCGGAAGGCGGGAAGCCAAATCGCTTCATTCATCTGATCCCATCCCGGCCTTTGCTGATGACGTTAGCGACGTTGATAACGACATTGATCTGACTAGTTTATCGTTGCCGCCTCCTCCGCCACTCCTCTCCGAACTCACCAGCTTGAACGGAACGATGAACAGCGGGCCGGTGCCCAGCGCCGAAGGTGTCTACTCGGCCCAGTACGGCTACTCCGGCCAGCACGGTGTCGCCGGCACGATACGCCGTTCCACTGTCGAAGAAGGTGACACGCATCCCCGTAGTTTCATCCGCAACGGGAACAACAGTCACTACTATTACGGCTAG